The Anopheles merus strain MAF chromosome 2L, AmerM5.1, whole genome shotgun sequence genome has a segment encoding these proteins:
- the LOC121591784 gene encoding talin-2 isoform X6 — MSTLSLRISLEGGRVTKTIQFDPSTTVFDACRIIKDKFAEAVQGQAQEFGLFLADDDTRQGVWLEPARNLGYYMLHNHDVLEYRQKHRTLRVRMLDGAVKTILVDDSQPVSQLMVVICTKIGITNHEEYGLVREDPEAQNENQPDNRSNTGTLTLRRKAQEKERDAKMESLRKKLRTDDEINWVDVGKTLREQGIDEQETVLLRRKFFYSDQNIDSRDPVQLNLLYVQARDAILDGTHPVTQDKACEFAGIQVQIQFGDHNEAKHRPGFLDLREFLPASYVRTKNIERKIFAEHRKLVGLSDLDAKYEYTKTARELPTYGVTFFLVKEKMTGKNKLVPRLLGVTKDSVLRLDETTKEILKSWPLTTVRRWGASPNTFTLDFGDYADSYYSVQTTEAEQIVQLIAGYIDIILKKKQAKDHFGIEGDEGSTMVEESVAPSKATFLQHEETNKGGKVETHSIAKPAIMRGTDGERSYGTGEMQSIQYGAIVGQVNLAHQPPMLQQTRISSVLSEPQRALLGYISAGQDALNRAEKDLESKVQLPPLGTDPGSLQWREETLDTSKQTVTTHLATMNAATAQVVTASQPDEIDHEAVGAAVSQITQSIPEVTKEVRLIAALMDDDCTGDKLLEATRKLCNAFSDLLRSAEPESKEPRQNLLNAATRVGEASGQVLSTIGEESVESRELHDMLLGLAKAVANTTAALVLKAKSIAAVTEDEATRNKVIGAASQCALATSQLVACARVVGPTIQSPACREQLEAAAREVAKAVAHLAEVCNEATDNQQLRGDLTAAAKDVSKSLTDLLEHIKLSAREKARRVENENPVDNVLVATDILVSSSDPQEMIRQAQQLGKATAQLIQSIKGEAESQHDSNMQRKLLEAAKQLADATARMVEAARLCAGNPHDSGHQEMLRTAAEELRVITTSTANTPAIKRQLIGRLEQCARQAASSATQCITAAQNSLIHSNDVQTKEILLQDCQAVADQIPRLVAGVKGTHARPDDTNAQLCLIDAAEMFLEPGAQMAGSARELQPTVMDQAAGQQLGRSSVNLTHAIHDLRLAAHRAREACGGNELDAALEAVRNLRSVLSDTRRAAQEGSLRPLPGETADSCFKQLAAASNAVDVSMHQLMSAAQQGNRTYAGVAGRDTALALGDYTKSVRGVLVTTKNPAVVDCADEVIVDSLRVIEEAQRTLQNLDNQEALLIAIKRTKHSLGRTIDCLPGVKDINEAFETVTDLRSILDTGEYPPSDRPYGQLQNELKSAADQLNVAGGQVAQSYDSSIKLAGTSQEFCHAYKELLTVTLEMAGQTAEDRAREEIVNSLRGVSNQSISLLGTARYVAGDPDRPNAKNELSSAARLVTESINRLVDVCTQAAPGQKECDGAIRSIESLRPLLESPQESLTDQGYFDCLDTVLEKSRTLGEGMTGIANNAKNSKHVEFGHSVNSVSESIRGLIESAAQAAYLVGVSNPTSVGGRPGIVDPAQYARAAQAIRQSCDVLRGQASSQPQVLSAATVIAKHTSALCNACRNASSTTTNPVAKRHFVQAAKEVANSTAALVREIKALDQDYSPASRQRCAAATEPLLEAVSSLCHFASSPEFISIPARISTEGRKAQEPILTAGRGILDGAVDMVRTAKVLALTPTDPPVWQQLATHSRNVSESIKQLASSIREKAPGQMQCDQVLEVLKDCSRELNSAALAVGVDGLPQRKDSNLQGFTNQSLNAASELIDRLEPVKSSAKKNAESLGHAVNQIAKHIVPLTNGVIGACSQLVHSGQQTVLINQVKSVVECCAQLVQTAKQAGGNPRAAHFHPELDEAVESTREAIQELNATVERLSTENGVVTGLMEQISRSMSRISDKRQSFLGASLNDTYVDYQTRMVQSAKEIARYANEINAKAAIDPSKLAQLCVEMTHHYTQLAQDSIGASALTTSPDVAIRIRNTVQDLGRSVNVLIQSTTGIRKDDSSGLVEISRGARDVSEKVAQVLAALQAGSRGTQACINASSTVSAIISDLDTTIMFATAGTLQSSDEDGKFSDHREHILKTAKALVEDTKILVAGAAGTQDQLAAAAQNAVTTILQLADAVKHGAASLGSGQPDSQVMVINAVKDVAAALGYGDECHLAA, encoded by the exons ATGTCCACACTTTCCCTCCGGATCAGCCTCGAGGGAGGCCGGGTGACAAAGACGATCCAGTTCGACCCGAGCACGACCGTGTTCGATGCGTGTCGCATCATCAAGGACAAGTTCGCGGAGGCGGTACAGGGGCAGGCGCAGGAGTTTGGCCTCTTCCTAGCGGACGATGACACCCGGCAGGGCGTGTGGCTGGAGCCGGCCCGCAACCTGGGCTACTACATGCTGCACAACCACGATGTGCTCGAGTACCGACAGAAGCACCGGACGCTGCGCGTGCGCATGCTGGACGGTGCGGTCAAGACGATCCTGGTCGACGATTCGCAGCCGGTGTCGCagctgatggtggtgatcTGCACAAAGATTGGCATCACCAACCACGAGGAGTACGGGCTGGTGCGCGAAGACCCGGAGGCGCAGAACGAGAACCAGCCCGACAATCGCTCCAACACCGGCACGCTCACGCTGCGTCGCAAGGCGCAGGAGAAGGAGCGGGACGCGAAGATGGAGAGCTTGCGGAAGAAGCTGCGCACGGACGACGAGATCAACTGGGTGGACGTGGGCAAGACGCTGCGCGAGCAGGGCATCGACGAGCAGGAGACGGTGCTGCTGCGGCGCAAGTTCTTCTACTCCGACCAGAACATCGATTCGCGCGACCCGGTACAGCTGAACCTGCTGTACGTGCAGGCGCGCGATGCCATCCTGGACGGGACGCACCCGGTCACGCAGGACAAGGCGTGCGAGTTCGCCGGCATACAGGTGCAGATCCAGTTCGGGGACCATAACGAGGCGAAACATAGACCCGGATTCCTGGA CTTGCGAGAGTTTCTGCCCGCCTCGTACGTGCGCACGAAGAACATTGAGCGGAAAATATTCGCCGAACACCGCAAGCTCGTCGGGCTGTCCGACCTGGACGCGAAGTACGAGTACACCAAGACGGCCCGCGAGCTGCCCACGTACGGTGTGACGTTTTTCCTGGTGAAGGAGAAAATGACCGGCAAGAACAAGCTCGTGCCCCGGCTGCTGGGCGTCACCAAGGACTCGGTGCTGCGGTTAGACGAAACGACGAAGGAGATCCTGAAATCGTGGCCGCTGACGACCGTACGCCGGTGGGGCGCGTCGCCCAACACGTTCACGCTCGATTTCGGCGATTACGCCGACTCGTACTACTCGGTGCAAACGACGGAAGCGGAACAGATCGTGCAGCTGATCGCCGGCTACATCGACATCATCCTGAAGAAGAAGCAGGCAAAGGACCACTTCGGCATCGAGGGCGACGAGGGCTCCACCATGGTGGAGGAAAGTGTCGCACCGTCAAA AGCCACCTTCCTGCAGCACGAGGAGACGAACAAAGGTGGCAAGGTGGAAACCCATTCCATCGCTAAGCCAGCCATCATGCGCGGAACTGACG GTGAACGGTCGTACGGTACTGGCGAGATGCAATCGATACAGTACGGTGCCATCGTCGGTCAGGTCAACCTGGCACACCAACCACCGATG TTGCAGCAAACGCGCATCAGTTCGGTACTGTCCGAGCCACAGCGTGCACTGCTCGGGTACATTTCCGCCGGTCAGGATGCGCTCAACCGGGCGGAGAAGGATCTGGAGAGCAAGGTGCAGCTGCCACCGCTCGGTACCGATCCGGGCTCGTTGCAGTGGCGCGAGGAAACGCTCGACACGTCGAAGCAAACCGTCACGACGCATCTGGCCACGATGAATGCGGCGACGGCGCAGGTCGTGACCGCGTCGCAGCCGGACGAGATCGACCACGAGGCGGTCGGTGCGGCCGTGTCGCAGATCACGCAGAGCATCCCGGAGGTGACGAAAGAGGTGCGACTGATTGCCGCCCTCATGGACGATGACTGTACCGGCGATAAGCTGCTGGAAGCGACGCGCAAACTGTGCAATGCGTTTAGCGATCTGTTGCGCTCGGCCGAGCCGGAAAGCAAGGAGCCGCGCCAGAACCTGCTAAATGCGGCGACGCGTGTCGGTGAGGCGAGCGGACAGGTGCTGAGCACGATCGGCGAGGAGAGCGTGGAGAGCCGCGAGCTGCACGATATGCTGCTCGGGCTGGCGAAGGCGGTCGCCAACACGACGGCCGCGCTGGTGCTGAAGGCGAAATCGATCGCGGCCGTAACGGAGGATGAGGCAACTCGCAACAAAG TTATCGGAGCGGCAAGTCAGTGTGCTCTGGCCACCAGCCAGCTGGTGGCGTGTGCCCGTGTCGTCGGTCCCACCATTCAGAGTCCGGCCTGTCGGGAGCAGCTGGAAGCAGCAGCGCGTGAGGTCGCTAAAGCCGTCGCTCACCTGGCGGAAGTGTGTAACGAGGCGACGGACAATCAGCAGCTGCGTGGCGACCTGACGGCAGCGGCGAAGGACGTCTCCAAGTCGCTGACCGATCTGCTCGAGCACATCAAGCTGAGTGCGCGTGAGAAGGCACGTCGCGTGGAGAATGAGAACCCGGTGGATAATGTGCTCGTAGCGACGGACATTCTTGTTTCGTCGTCCGACCCGCAGGAGATGATCCGGCAGGCGCAGCAGCTCGGCAAAGCAACGGCCCAGCTCATCCAGAGCATCAAGGGCGAGGCGGAAAGTCAGCACGACTCGAACATGCAGCGCAAGCTGCTCGAGGCCGCCAAGCAACTGGCCGACGCTACGGCACGGATGGTGGAAGCGGCCCGACTGTGTGCCGGCAACCCGCACGATTCGGGCCACCAGGAGATGTTGCGCACCGCGGCGGAGGAGCTGCGCGTCATCACGACATCGACGGCAAACACGCCCGCCATCAAGCGGCAGCTGATCGGACGGCTGGAACAGTGCGCCAGACAGGCGGCCTCGTCCGCCACGCAATGCATAACGGCGGCCCAGAACTCGCTCATCCACAGCAACGATGTGCAGACGAAGGAGATCCTGCTGCAGGACTGTCAGGCGGTGGCCGATCAGATTCCCCGGCTGGTGGCGGGTGTAAAGGGCACGCATGCGCGGCCGGACGACACGAACGCGCAGCTGTGCTTGATCGATGCCGCCGAGATGTTCCTCGAGCCGGGCGCACAGATGGCCGGTTCGGCACGCGAACTACAGCCGACTGTTATGGATCAGGCGGCCGGGCAGCAGCTGGGACGCAGCTCCGTCAACTTGACACACGCCATCCACGATCTGCGGCTGGCGGCCCACCGTGCACGGGAGGCATGCGGTGGCAACGAGCTGGACGCTGCGCTGGAAGCGGTCCGCAACCTGCGCAGCGTGCTGAGCGACACACGCCGCGCCGCTCAGGAAGGAAGTCTGCGTCCGCTGCCGGGCGAGACGGCAGACAGTTGCTTCAAGCAGCTGGCTGCCGCTAGCAACGCGGTCGACGTTTCGATGCATCAGCTGATGAGCGCCGCCCAGCAGGGCAATCGAACGTACGCAGGGGTCGCCGGTCGCGACACTGCTCTCGCCCTGGGCGATTACACCAAGAGTGTGCGCGGGGTGCTTGTAACAACGAAGAATCCTGCCGTGGTCGATTGCGCCGACGAGGTGATTGTGGATTCGCTGCGCGTGATTGAGGAAGCGCAGCGAACGCTGCAGAATCTGGACAACCAGGAGGCGCTGCTGATTGCGATCAAGCGCACGAAACATTCGCTCGGTCGCACGATCGACTGTCTGCCGGGAGTGAAGGACATCAACGAGGCGTTCGAGACGGTAACGGACCTGCGCAGCATTCTCGACACGGGCGAGTACCCACCGTCGGATCGTCCGTATGGTCAGCTGCAAAACGAGTTGAAATCGGCGGCTGATCAGTTGAACGTAGCCGGTGGACAGGTGGCACAATCGTACGACAGTTCCATCAAGCTGGCCGGCACAAGCCAGGAGTTCTGTCACGCCTACAAAGAGCTGCTAACGGTGACGCTCGAAATGGCAGGCCAAACGGCGGAAGATCGTGCCCGGGAAGAGATCGTCAACTCGCTGCGCGGCGTTTCGAACCAGTCGATCAGTCTGCTGGGCACGGCTCGCTACGTTGCGGGCGACCCGGACCGTCCGAATGCGAAGAACGAGCTGTCCTCTGCGGCACGGCTGGTGACGGAAAGCATCAACCGGCTGGTGGACGTATGCACGCAGGCCGCCCCAGGGCAGAAGGAGTGTGATGGCGCGATACGCAGCATTGAATCGCTGCGACCGTTGCTAGAGTCACCCCAGGAATCGCTGACCGATCAGGGCTACTTCGACTGTCTCGACACGGTGCTGGAGAAATCGCGCACACTCGGCGAGGGCATGACGGGCATCGCAAACAACGCGAAAAACTCGAAGCACGTTGAGTTTGGCCACTCGGTCAACTCGGTGTCGGAGTCGATCCGTGGTCTGATCGAGTCTGCCGCACAGGCCGCGTATCTGGTGGGAGTTTCCAACCCGACCAGCGTCGGAGGGCGTCCGGGCATTGTCGATCCGGCTCAGTACGCCCGTGCAGCCCAGGCAATTCGTCAGAGCTGCGACGTTCTGCGGGGCCAGGCCTCTTCGCAGCCGCAGGTCCTGTCGGCGGCAACCGTCATCGCCAAGCACACATCTGCCCTTTGCAATGCTTGTCGCAATGCAAGCTCCACCACAACGAACCCGGTCGCCAAGCGGCACTTTGTCCAGGCTGCCAAGGAGGTGGCCAACTCGACGGCTGCGCTGGTGCGTGAAATTAAGGCACTCGATCAGGACTACAGTCCTGCATCGCGGCAACGCTGTGCCGCTGCGACGGAACCACTGCTTGAGGCGGTTTCTTCGCTCTGTCACTTTGCCTCCTCGCCCGAGTTCATCTCGATTCCGGCCCGCATCTCGACCGAGGGTCGCAAGGCACAGGAACCGATCCTGACGGCCGGGCGTGGCATACTCGACGGTGCAGTTGATATGGTTCGCACGGCAAAAGTGCTCGCGCTGACACCAACGGACCCGCCGGTATGGCAGCAGTTGGCAACCCACAGCCGCAACGTGTCGGAAAGCATTAAGCAGCTGGCGTCGAGCATTCGCGAGAAGGCCCCTGGCCAGATGCAGTGCGACCAGGTGCTGGAGGTGCTGAAGGATTGCTCGCGGGAGCTCAACTCAGCCGCTCTAGCGGTCGGTGTTGATGGTTTGCCGCAGCGCAAGGACAGCAATCTGCAGGGCTTCACCAACCAATCGCTCAATGCGGCGTCCGAGCTGATCGATCGTCTGGAGCCGGTGAAATCGTCCGCAAAGAAGAATGCCGAAAGTCTGGGCCACGCTGTGAATCAGATTGCGAAGCACATTGTGCCGCTGACGAATGGTGTGATTGGAGCATGCTCGCAGCTCGTCCACTCCGGTCAGCAAACGGTGCTGATCAACCAGGTCAAGTCGGTTGTTGAGTGTTGCGCGCAGCTCGTACAGACTGCTAAGCAAGCTGGCGGTAACCCACGTGCCGCTCACTTCCACCCGGAGCTGGATGAGGCAGTTGAATCGACGCGGGAAGCGATCCAAGAGCTGAACGCAACCGTCGAGCGTCTTTCCACGGAGAACGGTGTGGTGACGGGTTTGATGGAGCAAATTTCCCGCTCGATGTCTCGCATCTCCGACAAGCGCCAGTCGTTCCTGGGAGCGTCGCTGAATGATACGTACGTCGACTACCAGACGCGCATGGTACAGAGCGCGAAGGAGATTGCGCGCTACGCGAACGAGATCAACGCCAAGGCCGCCATCGATCCGTCCAAGCTGGCCCAGCTGTGCGTGGAGATGACGCATCATTACACGCAGCTGGCGCAGGACTCGATTGGTGCGTCCGCGCTTACCACTTCACCGGATGTGGCGATCCGCATCCGCAACACCGTGCAGGATCTCGGCCGCTCGGTCAATGTGCTGATCCAATCGACCACCGGTATCCGGAAGGACGATAGCAGCGGTTTGGTGGAGATATCTCGCGGCGCTCGTGACGTGTCGGAGAAGGTGGCCCAGGTACTAGCCGCCCTTCAGGCCGGTTCGCGTGGAACGCAGGCGTGCATTAACGCTTCCAGCACGGTGTCCGCCATCATCAGCGATCTCGACACGACGATCATGTTCGCCACCGCCGGTACGCTGCAGTCGAGCGACGAGGATGGCAAATTCTCCGACCATCGCGAACACATCCTCAAGACAGCGAAGGCGCTGGTGGAGGACACCAAGATCCTGGTGGCCGGTGCTGCCGGCACGCAGGATCAGCTAGCAGCAGCCGCCCAGAACGCGGTGACGACGATTT TGCAATTGGCCGACGCAGTCAAGCATGGGGCCGCCTCGCTCGGTTCCGGTCAGCCCGACTCGCAAGTGATGGTCATAAACGCGGTCAAAGACGTCGCCGCAGCACTCG GTTATGGTGATGAATGTCACCTCGCTGCTTAA